GAATTTATTTCAAAGGCCATTCTCGCCATTTCATGAAGTGAATCATCAGAGAAAGACAAGCTTACTTCCTCGGCACCAAACAAAGCTTCATACTGTTTAGTAAGCGCGTTTTTAGGTTCTTTCAAAATCTGATAGAAATCACCCTCTGTTAAATCCTGCAACTCAACTCTGATAGGGAATCGACCTTGAAGCTCCGGTATCAAATCCGAAGGCTTTGAAAAATGAAAAGCTCCAGCAGCTATGAAAAGAATGTGATCCGTATTAATAATACCATATTTGGTAGAGACACTGCTGCCTTCTACTATTGGTAGCAAATCCCTTTGAACTCCTTCTCGGCTTACATCCGGACCACCCTTTGAAGCCGCTCCTTTTGCAATCTTATCTATTTCATCGATAAAAATTATACCCGTATTTTCAGCTTTTCGTATAGCTTCCTCTTTTACCTCGTCCATATCTATCAATTTGGCTGCCTCTTCATCAAACAGAAGTTTCTTAGCCTCCTCAATAGTTACTTTCCTCTTTTTGGATTTCTTTGGCATCATTCCACCAATCATCTCCTGAAGATTGATCATAGAAGCCTCATCCATCATTCCTCCACCGATCATACCAACATTGGCATTCGCAGCTTGCTTCACATCAATCTCAATCTTTCTATCATCAAGTTCGCCGGACTTTATTTTCTCGCGAAATCTTTCACGTGTTCTTTCGTTCAACTCAGCATCGCTTTGCGGTTCTTCAGCTTCTGAAGACGTGCTTATCCATTGGCCTTTTGGAGTTGAAGTACCCT
The Aureibacter tunicatorum DNA segment above includes these coding regions:
- the hslU gene encoding ATP-dependent protease ATPase subunit HslU, with the protein product MIENSNYLTPRQIVAELDKYIIGQNDAKRNVAIALRNRWRRMNVRSEIQGDIVPNNILMIGATGVGKTEIARRLAKIADAPFTKVEASKFTEVGYVGRDVESMVRDLVEQSVKLVQKAKKAEVKDKAMEIVEEIILDALIPPIKGTSTPKGQWISTSSEAEEPQSDAELNERTRERFREKIKSGELDDRKIEIDVKQAANANVGMIGGGMMDEASMINLQEMIGGMMPKKSKKRKVTIEEAKKLLFDEEAAKLIDMDEVKEEAIRKAENTGIIFIDEIDKIAKGAASKGGPDVSREGVQRDLLPIVEGSSVSTKYGIINTDHILFIAAGAFHFSKPSDLIPELQGRFPIRVELQDLTEGDFYQILKEPKNALTKQYEALFGAEEVSLSFSDDSLHEMARMAFEINSEVENIGARRLHTVMSTLLNELLFDVPDVIGPNAKIAVTKEMVIEKLSGTVQNKDLSQYIL